In the genome of Gloeotrichia echinulata CP02, one region contains:
- a CDS encoding Uma2 family endonuclease yields the protein MTIAQELDSLEGISQDVIFPPGDLLSDEPPLETELHLRQIILLLQCLEWLWRDRNDFYAAGNLTIYYSPRQRKSEKFRGPDFFVVLGTERKTRKSWVVWEEDGKYPNVILEILSDSTANTDKGLKKEIYQNTFRTPDYFWFDPYTQEFAGFHLVDGEYQPLQANEKGHLWSHQLGLYLGIYQGLLRFFTADGQLVPTPEETAQQAEQKAERLAAKLRELNIDPDTI from the coding sequence ATGACCATTGCCCAAGAATTAGATTCACTAGAAGGCATCTCTCAAGATGTTATCTTTCCCCCTGGTGATTTATTAAGTGACGAGCCTCCCTTGGAAACAGAACTGCATCTGCGACAAATAATCCTACTTTTACAATGTCTGGAATGGCTGTGGCGAGACAGAAATGATTTCTACGCAGCGGGAAACCTGACCATTTACTACAGTCCGCGCCAACGCAAATCAGAAAAGTTTCGCGGTCCAGACTTTTTTGTGGTGCTAGGAACTGAACGCAAAACTCGCAAAAGTTGGGTAGTTTGGGAAGAAGATGGCAAATATCCCAATGTAATTCTCGAAATTTTGTCTGACTCCACAGCTAATACAGACAAAGGTTTGAAAAAAGAAATTTATCAAAATACCTTCCGCACACCAGATTATTTTTGGTTCGATCCATATACACAAGAATTTGCCGGTTTTCATTTAGTAGATGGAGAATATCAACCTCTACAAGCTAATGAAAAAGGACATTTGTGGAGTCATCAACTAGGATTATATCTGGGAATTTATCAAGGATTATTGCGCTTTTTTACAGCAGATGGTCAACTAGTTCCCACACCAGAAGAAACAGCACAACAAGCAGAACAAAAAGCGGAACGTTTAGCAGCAAAATTGCGCGAGTTAAATATTGACCCAGATACAATTTAA
- a CDS encoding DUF6825 family protein — MSNPLVQAFFVGRAVAEVINERLEVAVTDALSELGKFDAEAREQLRQFTDEVIQRANRAAEAADVGQPVTGQPGSESGDVQTTIDELRAEIALLRTELKKYRSN; from the coding sequence ATGAGCAATCCCCTTGTACAAGCCTTTTTCGTAGGCAGAGCCGTAGCTGAAGTGATTAATGAACGCCTGGAAGTCGCTGTAACTGATGCTTTGAGCGAACTGGGCAAGTTTGACGCTGAAGCTAGAGAGCAACTGCGCCAGTTTACAGATGAAGTGATACAGCGGGCAAATCGGGCTGCAGAAGCTGCTGATGTGGGTCAACCTGTTACAGGACAACCCGGTTCTGAATCCGGGGACGTGCAAACCACTATTGATGAACTACGTGCAGAAATTGCCCTGTTGCGAACTGAATTAAAAAAGTATCGCAGCAATTAA
- a CDS encoding AarF/ABC1/UbiB kinase family protein, whose translation MEKGYSDQAYRWNRENYSSKRRFVDIWSFVLTLMFKLWLYNKSWSYPGGITETQQAARRKAQAVWIRNTLLDLGPTFIKVGQLFSTRADIFPGEYVEELAKLQDRVPAFSYEQVEGIVQQELGKKIPELFHSFDPIPLAAASLGQVHKAVLHSGESIVVKVQRPGLKKLFEIDLKILKGIARYFQNHPKWGRGRDWMGIYEECCRILWEEIDYLNEGRNADAFRRNFREYDWVKVPRVYWRYASSRVLSLEYVPGIKISQYEALEAAGIDRKAIARYGAQAYLHQLLNNGFFHADPHPGNLAVSPSGALIFYDFGMMGRIKSNVREGLMQTLFGIAQKDGDRVVQSLIDLGAIAPVDDIGPVRRSVQYMLDNFMDKPFENQSVAAISDDLYEIAYNQPFRFPATFTFVMRAFSTLEGVGKGLDPEFNFMEVAQPYAMQLMSNMNGSEGNTFLNELSRQAVQVSTSAFGLPRRLEDTLEKLERGDMRLRVRSVETERLLRRQGNIQIGISYALIISGFTLSATILLVNHYVWLALLAGLIAVAVSGILIRMLLRLDRYDRM comes from the coding sequence ATGGAAAAAGGTTATTCAGATCAGGCATACCGTTGGAATCGGGAAAATTACTCCAGTAAACGGCGGTTTGTGGACATTTGGTCTTTTGTTTTGACCTTAATGTTCAAGCTTTGGCTGTATAACAAGTCTTGGAGTTACCCAGGAGGTATAACTGAGACACAGCAAGCTGCAAGACGCAAGGCGCAAGCTGTCTGGATTCGTAATACTTTGCTCGATTTGGGTCCAACTTTTATCAAAGTTGGGCAACTGTTCTCCACTCGTGCTGATATATTCCCTGGTGAATATGTAGAAGAATTAGCCAAGTTGCAAGACAGAGTACCAGCTTTTAGTTATGAGCAAGTAGAAGGAATTGTTCAGCAAGAATTAGGTAAAAAAATTCCCGAACTTTTCCATAGTTTTGACCCGATTCCTCTGGCTGCTGCTAGTTTAGGACAAGTACACAAAGCTGTTTTGCATTCTGGGGAATCTATTGTTGTTAAGGTACAACGTCCGGGACTGAAAAAGTTATTTGAAATTGATTTAAAGATTCTCAAGGGAATAGCCCGTTACTTTCAAAACCATCCCAAATGGGGACGGGGAAGGGATTGGATGGGTATTTATGAGGAATGTTGTCGCATTCTTTGGGAAGAAATTGATTATCTGAATGAAGGTCGAAACGCCGACGCTTTTCGGCGGAATTTTCGCGAATATGACTGGGTGAAAGTTCCACGAGTTTACTGGCGCTACGCCTCCTCCCGCGTGCTGAGTTTGGAGTATGTCCCTGGGATTAAAATTAGCCAATACGAAGCCTTGGAAGCAGCAGGTATAGACCGCAAGGCGATCGCTCGTTATGGCGCTCAAGCCTATCTACATCAGCTACTGAATAATGGCTTTTTCCACGCCGATCCTCATCCAGGTAATCTCGCCGTCAGTCCGAGTGGTGCCTTAATATTCTACGATTTTGGCATGATGGGGCGAATTAAGTCCAACGTGCGGGAAGGACTGATGCAAACGCTGTTTGGTATTGCCCAAAAAGATGGCGATCGCGTTGTTCAGTCTCTCATAGATTTGGGGGCGATCGCACCTGTCGATGATATCGGACCTGTGCGGCGTTCTGTCCAGTACATGCTGGATAATTTCATGGATAAGCCTTTTGAGAACCAATCGGTTGCAGCGATCAGTGACGACTTGTACGAAATAGCTTATAATCAGCCATTTAGATTTCCAGCAACTTTTACTTTTGTGATGCGAGCCTTTTCCACTCTTGAGGGGGTAGGCAAAGGTTTAGATCCCGAATTTAATTTTATGGAAGTTGCCCAACCATATGCAATGCAGCTTATGAGCAATATGAATGGTTCTGAGGGGAATACTTTCCTCAACGAATTAAGTCGCCAAGCAGTTCAGGTTAGTACTAGTGCATTTGGTCTACCACGTAGATTAGAAGATACACTAGAAAAACTAGAGCGGGGAGACATGCGTCTGCGGGTTCGTTCTGTAGAAACTGAGCGTCTGCTACGCCGTCAGGGCAATATACAGATAGGAATTAGCTACGCTTTAATCATCAGTGGTTTTACGCTTTCAGCCACAATTTTATTGGTTAATCATTATGTGTGGTTAGCACTGCTAGCTGGTTTAATCGCCGTCGCAGTCTCAGGAATACTTATCCGGATGCTTTTACGTCTCGACCGTTATGACCGTATGTAA
- a CDS encoding Stp1/IreP family PP2C-type Ser/Thr phosphatase has protein sequence MKLNFIGVSDPGLIRSNNQDAHYIDDPGGRFFIVADGMGGHAGGEEASRIATHEIQAYLVANWQSSQSSQELLVQALWKANEGILHDQQNHPERADMGTTAVVVLFREPESPWCAHVGDSRLYRLRKSQLEQITEDHTWVARAIKLGDITVEEARIHPFRHVLSRCLGREDLHQIDVQPLDVQIGDRLLLCTDGLTEELVDHKISAIMQNNPSVDKAVFSLIAAAKSEGGHDNITVVIIAVEDQD, from the coding sequence ATGAAACTTAACTTCATCGGTGTTAGCGATCCGGGACTGATTCGTTCTAATAACCAGGACGCTCACTATATCGACGACCCTGGTGGGCGATTTTTCATCGTCGCCGATGGTATGGGTGGTCATGCGGGGGGTGAGGAAGCTAGCCGCATTGCTACTCACGAAATTCAGGCGTATTTAGTAGCAAATTGGCAATCCTCTCAATCTTCCCAGGAATTGCTAGTCCAAGCTTTGTGGAAGGCTAATGAAGGGATTTTGCACGATCAGCAAAATCATCCAGAACGTGCTGATATGGGAACAACGGCTGTAGTAGTACTTTTTCGCGAACCAGAGTCTCCCTGGTGCGCCCATGTTGGCGACTCTAGGCTGTACCGCTTGAGAAAATCGCAACTAGAACAAATTACCGAAGACCATACTTGGGTCGCCAGAGCAATCAAATTGGGCGATATCACTGTCGAGGAAGCAAGGATTCATCCTTTTCGCCATGTGTTATCGCGCTGTTTGGGACGTGAAGACTTACATCAGATAGACGTACAACCACTCGATGTGCAAATTGGCGATCGCTTGCTGTTATGTACTGATGGTCTGACTGAAGAACTTGTCGATCACAAGATTTCTGCAATCATGCAAAACAATCCTTCCGTTGACAAAGCTGTCTTCTCCCTCATTGCGGCGGCTAAAAGCGAAGGTGGACACGATAACATTACAGTCGTGATCATCGCCGTCGAAGACCAGGATTAG
- a CDS encoding NblA/ycf18 family protein has translation MSEPIQLSLEQQFNIHSFAAQVQHMSHEQAKDFLVKLYEQMVVREATYKELLKHQWGLDPGSTMA, from the coding sequence ATGAGCGAACCAATCCAATTGTCCTTAGAACAGCAGTTCAATATACACTCATTTGCAGCCCAAGTGCAGCACATGAGTCATGAACAAGCTAAAGACTTTTTGGTCAAACTCTATGAGCAAATGGTAGTGCGCGAGGCAACTTATAAAGAGTTGCTCAAGCACCAGTGGGGCTTAGATCCTGGCTCCACTATGGCATAG
- a CDS encoding serine/threonine-protein kinase gives MSDPNIGRLLCKRYQIQELIGAGAMGRVYCAKDLLLGGVPVAIKFLALSIQTQKMRMQERFEREAKTCALLGQKSIHIVRVMDYGVDDNNTPFYVMEYLEGDSLSNIIRQQNLSVPRFLSMVRQICLGLQCAHDGISVEGKICPIIHRDIKPSNIMVIQDPSFGELVKVLDFGIAKLLQSNSNVTNYYLGTLAYSSPEQMEGKELDNRSDIYSLGVMMFEMLTGKMPLLPQTSSFGAWYKTHRYQQPRSIMEVAPQLQLPKDVEDLVMSCLAKTPSDRPQSISEILSVLASLEQHYYQRSIRQESHVLIGATTGKTQFEHNTQADLPTCIVNQDTTNSISWPQNKPIADIVFPQPIHIDGEIVPALWVMLPQSEILKRLVCIRYNQFLFLTLPHPMLLWITVIYNRKHGPKWLPYYLDLKTSVGQEIVNLLGQAGSYRLLLFARETPNHCSHILISSIAPVQREKFQQWVASSKMLVSTTDAQISKGLLKSEYEKIKPLILTKLETLDADSPHDLSGDS, from the coding sequence ATGTCAGACCCCAACATTGGGCGCTTACTCTGCAAACGTTACCAGATACAGGAGTTAATTGGTGCTGGAGCAATGGGTCGAGTTTATTGTGCTAAGGATCTTTTGTTGGGTGGTGTACCTGTGGCTATCAAGTTTCTCGCTTTGTCGATCCAAACGCAAAAAATGCGAATGCAAGAACGTTTTGAGCGAGAAGCGAAAACCTGTGCGTTATTAGGTCAAAAAAGTATTCACATTGTCCGGGTCATGGACTATGGGGTAGACGACAATAACACTCCGTTCTACGTAATGGAATACTTAGAAGGAGATAGCCTCAGTAATATTATTCGCCAACAAAATCTATCTGTACCTAGATTCCTGAGTATGGTACGTCAAATCTGTCTGGGGTTACAGTGCGCTCATGATGGTATCTCGGTTGAGGGGAAAATTTGCCCAATTATTCATCGCGATATTAAGCCGAGCAATATCATGGTGATTCAAGACCCCAGTTTTGGTGAGTTGGTCAAGGTTCTAGATTTTGGCATTGCTAAGTTACTACAGTCAAATAGTAATGTTACTAACTATTATTTGGGCACTTTGGCTTATTCTTCTCCTGAACAAATGGAGGGTAAGGAACTAGATAATCGCTCGGATATTTATAGTTTGGGTGTGATGATGTTTGAGATGCTTACTGGGAAAATGCCACTATTACCACAAACTTCATCTTTTGGGGCATGGTATAAAACACATCGTTATCAACAACCACGTTCTATTATGGAGGTTGCACCGCAATTACAATTACCAAAGGATGTGGAAGATTTGGTGATGAGTTGTCTAGCTAAAACACCAAGCGATCGCCCTCAAAGTATCAGTGAAATCCTCAGCGTTTTAGCATCTCTAGAACAGCATTACTATCAGCGGTCAATTCGGCAAGAAAGTCATGTGCTAATTGGTGCGACTACTGGTAAAACTCAGTTTGAACATAATACTCAAGCCGATTTACCGACTTGTATTGTCAATCAGGATACTACTAATAGTATTTCCTGGCCACAAAATAAACCGATAGCCGATATTGTTTTTCCCCAACCCATCCATATTGATGGGGAGATTGTACCAGCTTTGTGGGTGATGCTCCCGCAATCGGAAATTCTCAAGCGCTTAGTCTGTATCCGCTATAATCAATTTCTTTTCCTCACTCTTCCCCACCCCATGCTGCTATGGATAACTGTCATCTACAACCGCAAACATGGACCTAAATGGTTGCCTTACTACCTTGATCTTAAAACCAGTGTCGGTCAAGAAATTGTTAATTTACTGGGACAAGCAGGTTCCTATCGTTTATTATTGTTTGCCAGGGAAACACCAAATCACTGTTCTCATATCCTCATATCCAGTATCGCCCCTGTCCAACGCGAAAAATTCCAGCAGTGGGTCGCCAGCAGTAAAATGTTGGTTTCAACTACCGACGCCCAAATTAGCAAAGGTTTACTCAAAAGCGAGTACGAAAAGATTAAGCCCCTAATTCTTACTAAGCTGGAAACTCTGGATGCAGATTCCCCACACGACCTTTCCGGTGATTCGTGA
- a CDS encoding anhydro-N-acetylmuramic acid kinase: MYPTEQTAVSLGHQSITRVIGLISGTSVDGIDAALVEISGTDVDLKVELVAGATYPYPIDLRAKILTVCAGAAISMAELAQIDDAIALAFAQAAQNIQVGHQPATLIGSHGQTVYHRPPQNQGLGNFPNSQSLGYTLQLGRGAVIAGLTGITTVSNFRVADIDIGGHGAPLVPRVDAFLLSHPQEGRCIQNIGGIGNVTYIPPRRDNWLQKIRGWDTGPGNSLLDLAVQHLTAGAKTYDAAGEWAASGTPCEPLVEKWLNQDYFHLPPPKSTGRELFGVTYLHQCLEDAAAYQLSPADLLATLTELTAASIVHSYRTFLPQMPDRVLLCGGGSRNLYLKQRIQLLLASVPVLTTDEVGLSADFKEAIAFAVLAYWRQMGIPGNLPSVTGAPQEVLLGVIS, from the coding sequence ATGTATCCAACTGAACAAACTGCCGTTTCTTTAGGACATCAGAGTATCACCCGTGTGATTGGTTTAATTAGTGGTACCTCTGTAGATGGTATAGATGCTGCTTTAGTAGAGATTTCCGGTACAGATGTAGACCTAAAAGTTGAGTTAGTCGCGGGAGCAACATATCCTTACCCCATCGACCTCAGAGCCAAAATTTTGACAGTTTGTGCTGGTGCTGCCATTTCAATGGCAGAATTGGCTCAAATAGATGATGCGATCGCTCTTGCTTTTGCTCAAGCTGCTCAAAATATTCAAGTTGGTCATCAGCCAGCCACTTTAATTGGTTCCCACGGTCAAACAGTTTACCATCGACCACCTCAGAACCAGGGACTGGGTAATTTTCCCAATTCCCAATCTCTTGGCTACACCCTACAGCTAGGTCGTGGGGCTGTAATTGCCGGTCTGACAGGAATTACAACTGTGAGTAATTTCCGTGTGGCGGATATCGATATTGGTGGTCACGGTGCCCCTCTGGTACCGAGAGTAGATGCCTTTTTGCTTAGTCATCCCCAGGAAGGGCGTTGTATTCAAAATATTGGTGGTATTGGTAATGTTACTTATATTCCTCCCCGTCGTGACAACTGGCTCCAAAAAATTCGCGGCTGGGATACAGGTCCAGGAAATAGCCTCTTGGATCTGGCGGTGCAACATTTAACTGCTGGTGCTAAAACATACGATGCAGCAGGGGAATGGGCTGCAAGTGGTACTCCCTGCGAACCTTTGGTAGAAAAATGGCTCAATCAAGACTATTTTCATCTCCCACCGCCTAAATCAACGGGTCGAGAGTTATTTGGTGTAACTTATCTGCATCAGTGTTTAGAAGACGCCGCAGCATACCAACTTAGTCCCGCTGACCTGCTGGCGACTCTCACCGAACTCACAGCGGCTTCGATTGTTCACAGCTACCGTACTTTTTTGCCACAAATGCCAGATCGCGTATTATTATGTGGTGGTGGCAGTCGCAATCTTTATTTAAAACAACGAATACAGTTATTATTAGCATCAGTGCCGGTTTTAACTACAGATGAAGTTGGCTTGAGTGCAGATTTTAAAGAAGCGATCGCCTTCGCAGTTTTAGCCTATTGGCGACAGATGGGTATTCCTGGTAACTTACCATCTGTCACGGGCGCACCTCAAGAAGTGCTTCTGGGAGTAATCTCCTAG
- a CDS encoding universal stress protein: MISQHEILNKTNTNADGTQYLTSASTTIHPARRGKHKIFIGMAPGVGKTFRMLEEGHALKHEGIDVVVGLLETHGRKETAQKSEGLEIVPRLQIPHGSSSLTEMDTDAILQRSPQLVLIDELAHTNVPGSPREKRYEDVELILAAGFDVYSTMNIQHLESLNDLVARITGVVVRERVPDRILEEADEVVVIDVTPETLQERLLEGKIYAPEKIQQSLDNFFQRRNLIALRELALREVADNIEEGAIASSPNGEFCNIHERVLVCVSTYPNSVQLLRRGARLASYMNAPFYVLFVAEPERFLNKEESLHIDTCQKLCKEFDGTFIRVSNGNIAKAIAEVAQKYYITQIVIGESQRSRWQILFKGSLTQKLVRLVKNVDLHIIASDKKSSSKRLS; the protein is encoded by the coding sequence ATGATTAGTCAGCATGAGATTTTGAATAAAACTAATACGAATGCAGATGGCACTCAATATTTAACCTCTGCAAGTACTACTATTCATCCGGCGCGACGAGGTAAACACAAAATCTTTATTGGTATGGCTCCTGGTGTGGGTAAAACCTTCAGAATGCTCGAAGAAGGACACGCACTCAAGCATGAAGGTATTGATGTCGTCGTTGGTCTGTTAGAAACCCACGGACGCAAAGAGACAGCACAGAAGTCCGAGGGACTGGAAATTGTACCCCGTCTGCAAATTCCTCACGGTAGCTCATCCCTGACGGAAATGGATACAGATGCAATTTTACAGCGATCGCCCCAATTGGTGTTAATCGATGAACTCGCTCATACTAATGTCCCCGGTTCCCCACGGGAAAAACGCTACGAAGATGTAGAACTCATTTTGGCTGCAGGCTTTGATGTCTACTCTACAATGAATATTCAACATCTCGAAAGTCTCAATGATTTAGTCGCAAGAATTACAGGTGTAGTAGTACGTGAGCGTGTCCCTGATAGGATACTGGAAGAAGCAGACGAGGTAGTGGTAATTGATGTTACACCAGAAACCCTGCAAGAACGGTTGCTAGAAGGCAAAATTTATGCACCAGAAAAAATTCAACAATCCCTAGATAACTTTTTCCAACGCCGCAATCTGATTGCGTTGCGGGAGTTGGCGTTGCGGGAAGTCGCAGACAACATAGAAGAAGGTGCGATCGCCTCTTCACCCAACGGCGAATTCTGTAATATTCACGAACGGGTTTTGGTCTGTGTATCCACTTATCCCAATTCAGTACAGTTGTTACGCCGGGGTGCTAGGCTGGCTAGCTACATGAATGCGCCTTTTTATGTTTTATTTGTCGCCGAGCCAGAACGCTTCCTTAATAAGGAAGAAAGCCTACACATCGACACTTGTCAGAAGTTGTGTAAAGAATTTGACGGTACTTTTATTCGGGTGAGCAACGGTAACATTGCCAAAGCAATCGCCGAAGTCGCCCAAAAATACTATATCACCCAAATAGTCATCGGTGAAAGTCAGCGATCGCGCTGGCAAATACTCTTCAAAGGATCTTTAACTCAAAAATTGGTGCGCTTGGTCAAAAATGTCGATTTACATATCATCGCCAGCGATAAAAAATCCTCGTCTAAGCGCTTATCCTAA
- the kdpC gene encoding K(+)-transporting ATPase subunit C — translation MSIFREISRAIRITLILWLLTAIIYPLSILVVGQAPFLPLQEKANGSIIVNIDAQPIGSALIGQLFTSEKYFQGRPSTVRYSQGKKAKPTGISGASNLAPSNPALKSRIIEQATQFRDENIQPTPDLIYTSGSGLDPHISLKAAFQQLERVARARGVKADDILPLINKYTDGRFLWIFGEPGVNVLRLNYALDLLELNRQQNQ, via the coding sequence ATGTCTATATTTAGAGAAATTTCCAGAGCAATTCGCATCACTTTAATTCTCTGGTTGTTAACAGCAATTATCTATCCTTTGTCAATTTTAGTGGTAGGTCAGGCTCCATTTCTTCCCCTCCAAGAAAAGGCTAACGGTAGCATCATCGTGAATATCGATGCACAACCAATTGGTTCGGCTTTAATTGGTCAGTTGTTTACATCTGAAAAGTATTTTCAGGGTCGTCCCAGTACGGTGAGATATAGCCAAGGAAAAAAAGCCAAGCCAACTGGAATATCTGGCGCTAGCAATCTTGCTCCCAGTAATCCAGCACTAAAGAGTCGAATTATCGAGCAAGCAACCCAATTCCGAGACGAAAATATTCAACCTACCCCTGATTTAATCTACACTTCAGGCTCTGGATTAGACCCACATATTTCCTTAAAAGCCGCCTTCCAGCAATTGGAACGGGTTGCGCGTGCCCGTGGTGTCAAAGCGGATGATATACTACCTTTAATTAATAAGTATACTGATGGTCGATTTTTATGGATTTTTGGTGAGCCTGGAGTCAATGTTCTGCGCTTAAATTATGCTCTCGATCTATTAGAGCTTAACCGTCAACAAAATCAATAA
- a CDS encoding potassium-transporting ATPase subunit F — MNQRIDLLGKFLLMDVVPAISFIWSRWRKQKIPLAIFIILCFNLAISPVVYAATDGILERRSTWAIGILGFVTVALVFYLFVVVFQPERF, encoded by the coding sequence ATGAACCAACGAATTGATTTACTAGGAAAGTTTTTACTAATGGATGTGGTGCCGGCAATATCTTTTATTTGGTCAAGATGGCGTAAACAAAAGATACCACTCGCTATTTTTATCATTCTGTGCTTTAATTTGGCAATTTCCCCAGTTGTTTATGCAGCCACTGATGGCATCTTAGAACGCCGTTCTACTTGGGCAATTGGTATCTTGGGATTTGTCACTGTAGCCCTTGTATTTTACTTATTTGTTGTTGTTTTTCAACCAGAGCGCTTCTAA